One stretch of Podospora pseudoanserina strain CBS 124.78 chromosome 4, whole genome shotgun sequence DNA includes these proteins:
- a CDS encoding hypothetical protein (COG:S; EggNog:ENOG503P63V) encodes MTLPNPFSRSSPPPPPTTTTTSNITTPKPDIETAIRPISPPDNASLPPSTTITLSPPALPLPPTNKLTTPQFIYLFLLDGLGALILSGGINFAIAYAMYTAPQYTTSPGTNPDGTPQPPDKITLWSFPSTLAGDAAVTIILQCLVTWLIELFLVNRDLKTGGVPPIGMFGSSSLLSNNRLVRWLCSLPATVPVVSSGGDEKGGRGRPEEVVVSVSPYPSSGAGILGWGGFLLGQAARSMLVAVVSFLIFWGPTVGLLIAAGKANGKGDWEYDATWTPQVFKLVLGGVLGLVTTPVMAGVWLVRAGLVMGEGDNEEEEGGEQ; translated from the coding sequence ATGACACTTCCGaaccccttctcccgcagctcaccaccaccaccaccaacaacaacaacaacatccaacatcaccacccccaaacctgACATTGAAACTGCCATCcgccccatctcccctcccgaCAACGCCAGCCTCCCACCAAGcacaaccatcaccctctcccctcctgcccttcccctccccccaacaaacAAGCTCACAACCCCCCAGTTCATctacctcttcctcctcgacggcctCGGCGCCCTGATCCTATCAGGCGGCATCAACTTTGCAATCGCCTACGCAATGTACACCGCCCCTCAgtacaccaccagccctgGCACCAACCCAGACGGaaccccccagcccccagaCAAGATCACGTTATGGTCCTTCCCCTCGACGCTGGCGGGCGACGCGGCGGTaaccatcatcctccaatGTCTCGTCACCTGGCTCATTGAGCTGTTCCTTGTGAACCGTGACCTCAAGACCGGGGGTGTGCCTCCCATAGGAATGTTcggctcttcttctctgctcAGTAACAACAGATTGGTCAGGTGGCTTTGCTCGTTACCGGCGacggtgccggtggtgtcATCTGGGGGTGATGAGAAAGGGGGTAGGGGCCGTCCGGAAGAGGTTGTCGTCTCTGTGTCGCCTTACCCATCATCGGGGGCCGGAATTcttggatggggagggttcCTCTTGGGCCAGGCGGCGAGGAGCATGCTTGTGGCGGTGGTCAGTTTTTTGATCTTTTGGGGGCCGacggtggggttgttgattgCTGCCGGGAAGGCAAACGGAAAGGGGGACTGGGAGTATGATGCTACTTGGACGCCGCAGGTGTTTAAGCTTGTTTTGGGAGgagtgttggggttggtgactACGCCGGTCATGGCCGGGGTTTGGCTTGTTAGGGCTGGGTTGGTTATGGGGGAGGGCGAtaatgaggaggaggagggcggagagcAGTGA
- a CDS encoding hypothetical protein (EggNog:ENOG503NX45; COG:G; CAZy:CE8), which produces MNPPVQIPLLFTTSPFPPYPTAKMHLLPLLLPVLGLIPSTAAQSRTTPPSSSCIRVSKTPSAHSAQFSTLSSAITSLSTTSTSPVCIFLYPGTYQEQVLIPAAIKSPISIYGSTTNSASYTSNSVTITQSKSQANTGASNDETGTVRVKANNVKIYNLNIVNSYGKGSQAVALSAYADSGYYGCSFQGYQDTVLANRGKQYYSRCEIVGVTDFIFGQESPAWFERCDIRVLSSSVGYITASGRSNSASPNFYVFNNCNIAAKSGQSVNNGAFYLGRPWREYARVVFQSTAMSGVVNGAGWRIWNAGDERTSNVYFGEYANSGPGAGGTRASFARRLGGPVAIETVLGGDYKGQGWFDGNYGM; this is translated from the exons ATGAACCCTCCCGTgcaaatccccctcctcttcaccacctcccctttcccaccttacccaaccgccaaaatgcacctcctccccctcctcctccccgttcTCGGGCTGATCCCCTCAACGGCAGCCCAATCTcgcaccacccccccatcctcctcctgcatcCGCGTATCCAAGACCCCCTCAGCCCACTCGGCCCAAttctcaaccctctcctccgccatcacctccctctccacaacctccactTCCCCCGTCTGCATCTTCCTCTACCCCGGCACCTACCAAGAACAAGTCCTcatccccgccgccatcaaatcccccatctccatctaCGGCTCAACCACCAACTCAGCCTCCTACACCTCAAACTCCGTAACAATAACCCAGTCCAAATCCCAAGCCAACACCGGCGCCTCCAACGACGAGACGGGCACCGTCCGTGTAAAAGCCAACAACGTCAAGATctacaacctcaacatcgTAAACTCCTACGGCAAGGGGTCGCAAGCCGTAGCCCTGTCCGCGTACGCCGACAGCGGCTACTACGGCTGCTCCTTCCAAGGGTATCAAGACACCGTCCTCGCCAACCGGGGGAAGCAGTATTATTCCCGCTGCGAGATCGTCGGGGTGACGGACTTTATCTTTGGACAGGAAAGCCCGGCTTGGTTTGAGAGGTGCGATATTAGAGTGCTGTCGTCTTCGGTAGGATATATTACTG CGTCTGGGAGATCAAACTCCGCCTCGCCAAACTTCTATGTCTTCAACAACTGCAACATCGCAGCCAAGTCAGGGCAGAGCGTGAACAACGGGGCGTTTTACCTGGGTAGGCCGTGGAGGGAGTACGCCAGGGTTGTGTTTCAGAGTACGGCCATGAGTGGTGTTGTCAATGGGGCGGGATGGAGGATTTGGAATGCGGGGGATGAGAGGACGTCGAATGTTTACTTTGGGGAGTATGCCAATTCGGGCCCGGGGGCGGGCGGGACGAGGGCGAGCTttgcgaggaggttggggggtcCGGTGGCAATCGAGACGGTGCTGGGGGGGGACTATAAGGGGCAGGGCTGGTTTGATGGGAATTATGGAATGTGA
- a CDS encoding hypothetical protein (CAZy:AA9; COG:G; EggNog:ENOG503NYCR), which translates to MPSFTSKTLLAALAGAAAVNAHGHVKNVVVNGASFQGYDINSFPYTQNPPKVAAWTASNTDNGFVGPESFASSDIICHKNSANAQGRIVVAAGDSVFVQWDTWPESHHGPVIDYLASCGNTGCDKIEKTALEFFKIAEAGLVNGAQAPGRWASDVLIDNNNSWMIKIPANIRPGQYVLRHEIIALHSGGDLNGAQNYPQCFNIEVTGSGTVLPQGVKGTSLYTPTDAGIRFNIYRSLDSYPIPGPALPAGFAPVAQGSSAIVSSATAITGAATNAPAPIATTTAVNVVPSPTTIVTSVVQTSAAQTSAVQTAVPVQTSTRPISTRPQPTRCPGLGRRHLRKVARA; encoded by the coding sequence ATGCcttccttcacctccaaGACTCTCCTCGCCGCTTTGGCCGGTGCCGCTGCTGTCAACGCCCACGGCCACGTTAAGAACGTTGTCGTGAATGGTGCCTCCTTCCAGGGCTACGACATCAACAGCTTCCCTTACACTCAGAACCCTCCCAAGGTTGCCGCCTGGACCGCTTCCAACACCGACAATGGCTTCGTTGGCCCCGAGTCTTTCGCCTCTAGCGACATCATCTGCCACAAGAACTCGGCCAACGCTCAGGGCCGCATCGTTGTTGCCGCAGGTGACAGCGTCTTTGTTCAGTGGGACACCTGGCCCGAGTCTCACCACGGTCCCGTCATTGACTACCTTGCCTCGTGCGGTAACACTGGCTGCGACAAGATTGAGAAGACTGCTCTCGAGTTCTTCAAGATCGCCGAGGCTGGTCTTGTCAACGGTGCCCAGGCCCCTGGCCGGTGGGCTTCCGATGTCCTCattgacaacaacaacagctggATGATCAAGATTCCCGCCAACATCCGCCCCGGCCAGTACGTCCTTCGCCACGAGATCATCGCCCTTCACTCCGGCGGCGACCTCAACGGCGCCCAGAACTACCCTCAGTGCTTCAACATTGAGGTCACTGGTTCCGGCACTGTCCTTCCCCAGGGTGTCAAGGGTACTTCCCTCTACACTCCCACCGACGCTGGTATCCGCTTCAACATCTACCGCTCCCTCGACAGCTACCCCATCCCCGGTCCCGCTCTCCCCGCCGGCTTCGCTCCCGTTGCTCAGggctcctccgccatcgtTTCCTCTGCCACCGCTATCACCGGCGCTGCCACCAACGCCCCTGCTCCcattgccaccaccaccgctgtcAACGTTGTCCCCAGCCCTACCACTATCGTCACCTCTGTTGTCCAGACCTCTGCTGCTCAGACCTCTGCTGTTCAGACTGCCGTGCCTGTCCAGACCAGCACTCGTCCTATCAGCACCCGCCCCCAGCCTACCCGCTGCCCCGGTCTCGGTCGCCGCCACCTCCGCAAGGTCGCCCGCGCTTAA
- a CDS encoding hypothetical protein (EggNog:ENOG503NY3C; COG:A; COG:T), with translation MPGQLADLSSLDARSAALREKLSRSRRQNSTTISKESSKVSLGATDDDIQDLITSIRVTSGANDDNPQPSSSSSDALSRNHQAHAANSTKYTSQDEVYTNTSQPLSFMNAMTSNHHGLPNCQETLVTRTTSSTGLQPHTGNVEVSSSASHAIQELLELAPDIKDWLEMTEYHNTEVRTVKLDRFRRLRDLAAKKKRLEEEERKLLEEAENDSWPRQPQNKATPAPLVTRVHSVSETRQSLPTPITPKKPEPEGKETTSAMFLTSGIMHTATKRAHPEEGADTQGRDKLPRTNHQDVQREDNNPVDESRRLEFVDSRPSHPRHDFGRPPPCWHNYKEPSNFQRSRTPPRGPSIRREYGDDRPQSRYDSYKGRWDSAHHDRENRRSRRLDFGRRGDTRFFIVKSFNEQNVEQCMEDNIWTTQAKNSSTFTEAFNQCRNVILFFSINQSGHFQGYARMTTAPSSKIPRPCWMKSLPWGTSEPFKLEWLSTTPLEFRRVRRVTNPLNEGLPVFVGKDGQEIETSVGHELLNEMDLERERRWDEDHRGRWVSDYQRDEDYHHGTMVKRESST, from the exons ATGCCAGGCCAACTGGCTGATCTGAGCAGCCTGGATGCTCGCTCCGCTGCGCTGAGAGAGAAACTCAGTCGAAGTCGCCGGCAGAACAGCACGACCATTTCTAAAGAGTCGAGCAAGGTGTCGTTAGGTGCGACTGATGACGATATTCAGGACTTGATCACCTCGATACGGGTTACATCTGGAGCCAACGATGATAACCCACAgccctcatcgtcgtcgtctgatGCCTTGTCAAGAAACCATCAGGCCCATGCTGCTAACTCAACCAAGTACACCTCACAAGATGAGGTCTATACGAACACTTCACAGCCCCTTTCATTCATGAATGCCATGACGAGCAACCATCATGGGTTACCAAACTGTCAAGAGACACTGGTCACCCGGACAACGTCTTCCACCGGCTTACAGCCACACACAGGCAATGTAGAAGTCTCATCGTCAGCTTCCCACGCGATACAAGAGCTACTCGAGCTTGCTCCCGACATCAAAGACTGGCTTGAAATGACCGAGTACCACAACACAGAGGTTCGCACAGTAAAGTTGGACCGTTTTCGGCGCTTAAGAGACCTCGCGGCCAAGAAAAAGAgactcgaggaggaggaacgaAAGCTTTTGGAAGAAGCTGAGAATGATTCCTGGCCACGGCAACCTCAGAACAAGGCCACACCCGCGCCTTTGGTTACTCGCGTACACAGTGTCTCAGAGACGAGACAAAGCTTACCTactcccatcacccccaaaaaacccGAGCCTGAGGGCAAAGAAACCACTAGCGCAATGTTTCTGACTTCAGGCATCATGCACACGGCGACAAAGAGAGCGCACCCTGAGGAAGGGGCTGACACGCAAGGAAGAGATAAGCTTCCTCGAACTAACCACCAAGATGTCCAGAGAGAAGACAACAACCCAGTGGATGAGAGCAGACGCCTAGAGTTTGTGGACAGTCGTCCTAGCCACCCTCGGCATGATTTTGGGCGCCCGCCCCCCTGCTGGCATAACTACAAGGAGCCGTCCAACTTCCAGCGTTCTCGGACCCCGCCGAGAGGTCCTTCAATCCGTCGGGAATATGGTGATGACCGGCCTCAGTCGAGGTACGATAGCTACAAAGGACGTTGGGATTCGGCTCATCATGACAGAGAGAACAGAAGATCACGACGTCTGGACTTTGGACGTCGAGGTG ATACTCGATTCTTCATCGTCAAGTCTTTTAATGAGCAGAATGTCGAACAGTGTATGGAAGAT AATATTTGGACCACGCAGGCCAAAAACAGCTCGACATTTACCGAGGCCTTCAACCAGTGTAGGAACGTTATCCTGTTCTTTTCGATCAACCAGTCTGGCCACTTTCAAGGCTACGCCCGGATGACAACCGCACCGTCGTCGAAGATCCCACGCCCCTGCTGGATGAAGAGCCTGCCCTGGGGCACCAGCGAGCCGTTCAAACTGGAATGGTTGAGCACCACACCCCTCGAGTTTCGAAGAGTCCGTCGAGTTACAAACCCGCTCAATGAGGGCTTGCCGGTTTTTGTGGGCAAAGACGGACAGGAAATTGAGACCAGCGTTGGACACGAGCTGTTGAATGAGATGGATTTGGAGCGGGAGCGGAGGTGGGACGAAGATCACCGCGGTAGGTGGGTATCGGACTACCAGAGGGATGAGGATTATCACCATGGGACTATGGTGAAGCGTGAGTCGTCCACTTAG